From Paenibacillus sp. FSL H8-0537:
CTGCCTTGTATACGGATGGCGAGAAGTCTGGCTCTGATGGATGATTATCCGGCGCACCAAGCGGTATTTGGGACAGCAGCTCGGCATGAAGCGACTCCGCTAGCCTTCCGCCACCGCCGCGGCCAAAAATGTATTCCGGCTCGCCGCATTTGCTGCATTTGTAATACGCCATATTTTCAACGATACCGATGATTTCATGTTCGGTCTTAATAGCCATTGCTCCTGCGCGAGCAGCAACGAAAGCAGCTGTAGCGTGCGGCGTCGTGACGATGATTTCTTTGCTTTGCGGGATGATCTGATGAACGTCCAGCGCCACATCGCCTGTTCCCGGCGGCAGATCAAGCAGCAAATAATCAAGCTGACCCCATTCGATTTCGTCAAAAAAGTTGCGCAGCATTTTGCCCAGCATCGGGCCGCGCCATACGATTGGGCTGTTATCCTCGACAAAAAAGCCCATCGACATCACTTTCACCCCGAATTTTTCAATCGGGATGACCCGCTCGTTCACGACCTGCGGGCGCTCTTCAATGCCCATCATATCGGGCACGCTGAAGCCGTAAATGTCGGCGTCGATAATGCCGACGCGCTTGCCCTTGCGAGCGAGAGCGACCGCGAGGTTCACGGTCACTGTGGATTTGCCGACGCCGCCCTTGCCGCTGGCGACGGCAATGAACTGCACCCCGCTGCGGGCATCCAGCAGCGGGCTCGCCAGCCCGGCCCCGTGGCCTTGCACGGGGCCGGCGGCGCCTGCGCCTGCGGCAGCGGAGGCTTCGCCGCCGCCGCTTGGCGCCCCGCGCTGCGCGGATGCATCCGCCGCAGCTGCGGGCTCTAGCGCACGAAACCGGCAATGCACGGTTTCGGCGCCCAGCCGCGCCAACGCTTCGCGCAGCGCGGCTTCCAGCGAGGGCTTCGCCTCCTCGCTGGCAATCAGGACCGTCAGTGAAACTTGACGGTCCTTCACCATCACATCGCGGACGGATACCTCGCCCGCCGTATATTGCGCCGTTACTGCTTCAACGGCTTCCAAAGCTTGCTCACGTGTTAACATAGGATACGTCCCCACCTTTATGTATGCGATTACTGCTTATTAATAATGATTATAGCATAGTTAAGCAGCAACATTCATGGCTGTAACGTGTCGAAACGGTTTCATCCTTGTGGCGTGTCCTCTGCCGAAAGCATCATTTTTCTCCAGCAGCGTATCTCAGCAGTCCTTGATAAATGGAAGCCGCGACCTTCCGCTGGTATTCCGAATCGGCCAGTCTGGCTGCTTCTCCTGGATTAGATAGAAAACCGACTTCAATTAAGGCGGTGGGCACATCCGTAATAGCTTTGAGCAAATAGACGGAATTTTCCGTTGCTGCGACGCGGCTCGTATTTTCTAAATTGCGTTTAATCTCGTTTTGAATAGCAGCAGCAAGCAGCTTGCTGCCGCGATGATTAGCCGGATTGTAAAAGGTTTGCGCTCCTGACCATTTGGCTGATGGAATACTGTTCATGTGTATGCTGACGACCAAATGCGGCTGGCTCTCCTTTATGACATTCACACGCTTATGCAGATCCTCCGTTTTCCGCCTGCTGTAGGTTTTCGTATCTGGAGCTGCGAGATCATAATCCCCTTCGCGCGTCATCACGACAAGCGCTCCCGCCTGCTGCAAATAATCGCGCAAATATAGCGCAATCGCCATATTCAAATCTTTTTCAACGACTCCCTGCTTGCTTACCGCCCCGCCGTCCACTCCCCCATGCCCAGCATCAAGCGCAATCGTTTTACCAGATAACGGCGTTGCCCACGTCTTCCATGTCCGTGCAGTCCGTTCATCTCCATAAGTAAGCAGCGTCCATACGAGTGCAATTGCCAGTACAGCAGCAGTCAAGCGCAGTGCTCCCTTTAGCGTTATCCAAACGACCCAGCGTCGTCCCCATCGGCGCAAAAAAACCACCCCGTCCTCCATCAAATAATAATCAGCACCAGCTTGGCCGGCGCTCATTATCATCTATATGGGACGAGATGGTTATTTATGAGTGTGCTTCTGCACGTTCACAGTATCACACGATAAGACTTATTAGGTGACAGGCTGCTCCGCCATCTTCCTCATCTGGCTTCTCATGCTGTCCAGCCTTCTTCAGTAACGATTATTTATGCAAGCCGCACTCTGTTTTTTCTTGTCCTGCCCAGCGTCCAGCGCGTGGGTCCTCACCTGGCATAACTTGACGCGTACAATATTCGCAGCCAATGCTCGGATAGTTTTGATCATGAAGCGGATTGTAAATGACATCATTTTCGCGGATATAATTCCATACATCCTCCGATGTCCAATGGGCAATCGGGTTAAACTTGACCAACCCGAATTTTGTATCGTATTCGATTTTTTTCGCGTTGGCACGTGTTGGCGCCTGATCACGACGAATACCTGTAATCCATGCTTCGTATTGGGACAGAATCCGGGTAAGCGGCTCTACCTTACGAATGCTGCAGCATTGATTGGCATCTGACTTCCACAGCTCTTCGCCATATTGCGAAGCTTGCTGCTCCGGCGTAATTTTCGGCTTCACTTCTACGAATGGAATTCCTGGGTAGCGCTCGATCATACGATCGCGAGTCTCATACGTTTCTTTAAAATGAAAATCAGTATCGAGGTAGAAAATATCGGTTGTCGGGCTAACCTTCTGCAGCATGTCTACAAGCACGACATCCTCTGCACCGAAGCTGCAAGCAAAAGTCAGATTAGGAAATGTCGCCACAGCAAATGCAATAATCTCTTCTGGCGTTGCATTTTCAAGCTCTACAGCCTGCTTGGCAATAAGCGCTTCCTTCTCAAAAAGGTTCATCGTTTTATCCCTCCGCATCAATTCCAAGTATATTGATCTGTATTTAAGTTTAATTATACGTCGTCCAATAACAATCTTCAATATCTAGTTTACTCCAAAATGAATTAAAGTTTGAATATCATCCAACAAAACGGGCTCCAAGTACGCTTCTTCCCCTTGTCCCGTCTGACCCTAACCGTTCCACCTATTTCAGCTTCTTGGCATCACCCTTCACAAGCTTCAAAAACAATAAAAAACCCCCGGCCAGAAGGCCAGGGGCTGTAAAACAATAGATTAACGTTTCGAGAATTGTGGCGCGCGACGAGCCGCTTTAAGACCGTATTTTTTACGCTCTTTCATACGTGGGTCACGAGTCAAGAATCCAGCGCGTTTCAGAGCTGGACGGTATTCAGCGTCTACTTTCAGTAGAGCGCGGGAGATACCATGACGGATAGCGCCTGCTTGGCCGGACATACCGCCGCCGTTAGCAATAACCAATACATCATATTGCGTAAGCGTTTCTGTCAGGTTAAGCGGTTGTTTAACGATTAGTTTCAATGTTTCCAAACCGAAGTATTCGTTGATATCACGTTTGTTAATGATGATTCGTCCTTCACCTGGCACGAGACGTACACGTGCAACAGAGTGTTTACGACGACCCGTTCCATAGTATTGCACTTGAGCCATGAAACTGTCCTCCCCTTTAATTACCCGCGAAGTTCGTAAACTTCAGGATTTTGTGCTTGGTGCGGATGTACCGAACCAGCGTATGCTTTAAGTCTAAGCTTCATTTTGTTACCTTGACGTGTTTTTGGCAACATGCCGTGAACAGCCAATTCGATAACGCGATCAGGCTTTTTGTCGATCATAACGTTAGCCGGTGTAACTTTCAAACCACCGGAGTACATCGAGTGACGGTAGTACATTTTGTCTGTCAGTTTTTTACCTGTCAGAACGATTTTTTCAGCGTTGATTACGATAACGAAATCGCCTGTATCAACGTGAGGTGTAAATTGCGGCTTGTGTTTGCCACGGATCAAGCTAGCTGCTTCGCTTGCCAGACGACCGAGGGTTTTACCTTCCGCATCAATGATGTACCATTTACGTTCAACTTCATTTGGCTTAGCCATATAGGTGGTACGCATGGAGATCCTCCTTCATTCGCTTACGTTTAAAATTTAATTTTATCAAAGAACGTTTCCGTTCGATTTATAACAGTTATTGCTGCCAAGTTTGTGACGATCTCAGTCGGGGCTGTGGGATAGCCACTAAGAAAGCACAAGTTATATATTACTATATAAAGTGGCCTAAAGCAAGCAGTTTGTACGATTAACTTCTTAGTTCATCCGGATATTCAACTTCGACCAGCGTAAGGCCATGAGGCATTGCAGTTGGGCCAGCCAAAGACCTGCTTTTGCCTTCTAATATGCGCTTCATATCTTCCGGCTTCAGCTTGCCTTGCCCCACCCATAGCAGTGTACCCATAATAACCCGCACCATATTGTACAAAAAACCGTTGCCGGTCACGTACATATGAAGCTTGCTGCCCTGCTGCTCAAAATATGCCTCATAAATCGTTCTTATATGATGCGGCTTTGTCGAATGAATAGATGTGAAAGAAGTAAAATCATGCTCGCCAATCACATAGGGAAGTGCCTTCGCCATAGCCTCTGCATCTAAGCGCATCGGATAATGAAAGCAGTACTCGCGGGTGAATACATCCGGGAACTTGCCACGATCTATCGAATAACGATACGTTTTTCGTTTGGCCGAGCGCCGGGAATGAAAATGCTCCGGCACCTCGAACGCCTCCAAAATAACAATATCCTTCGGCAGCCTCGTATTCAGCGCAATAGCCCATCTCTCCGCAGGTATGACGGATTTCGTATGAAAATTGAACACCTGGCCCATAGCATGAACGCCTGCATCTGTCCGGCCCGAGCCAATGATATTAATCTCCTCACCCGTAAGTACCTTTAACGATTTCTCAATCTCCTGCTGCACCGTTCTGAGATGCGGCTCCAGCTGAGATTGGAAGCCATTAAACTGCGCCCCATCGTAGCTAACCTTTACTGCAATATTTCGCATGTGGAATTCCTCCCAGACCCTCGAGAGGGCTTCTAGCCAAACCTTTAAAGGTTTCTATCCCAAACTCTCAACCGAGAGTCTACCCAAACCTTCAAAGGCTTTCCAACCTCTTGCTCCCTCAAGCCTTTGCTGCATCCATTAAAACTGCACGGCAGCTCCTGCTTCGCAGCAACTACTGGAGGTGTCCTCCATTGACGCTCTAAGCAAAGCTGAGCAGCAGGAAATTTTTAGACATAGTGTGCCTGAGTAAGTATTAGGGAACACTACGTCTGCTGCCTTCCTGGCCCTCAGGCCGCGTTTATTTGCGGCTTGTGAGGCTCGGGCTGGGCGAAGCGAGGCTGGGTGGTAGAGTGATGTGCTTTGGAGAGGGGATGGGAGTGGAGTGAAAGGTTTGGAGCTGGAGAAGCGAAGCGTTCGTCTTTGTTGTCTGATTTAAACCGCTAAGCGCTAGTTATTAATAATCAGACAACAACAACGATCGTAAGCCCATACCTTTCACGGAACGCCCACCCCGCCCAAAGCTTCACACTATCATCAGCCGACGCGAAGCCAAACATCCCTGCAATCACAAAAGCCAGCAAATAAAAAAAGGTGGCCTCGAGGGTCCACCCTTTCTCATGTTACGCGCGGTCTACCAGTTCCAAATATACCATTGGCGCAGCGTCGCCACGGCGAGGTCCTAGTTTCAAAATCCGCGTGTATCCGCCCGGACGCTCCGAGTAACGGGGGCCCAGCTCCGAGAACAATTTTTGGATTGCATCCTGCTCTCCATCGATTGTTTCACGACGCACGTAAGCTGCTACTTGACGACGAGCGTGCAAGTCGCCTTGCTTCGCTTTCGTGATTAGCTTTTCAGCGATCGAACGAACCTCTTTCGCTTTTGCTTCCGTTGTTTGAATACGCTCATAAAGGAAAAGGTCAGTAACGAGGTCACGGAACAATGCTTTCCGCGCGCTAGCGTTACGGCCTAGTTTTTGATATGCCATCTTGATTTTCCCTCCCTTGCCTGTAGTCTAGACTAATTGATGCTACTCTTCCATGCGCAGGCCAAGACCCAGTTCTTCCAGCTTCTCTTGAACTTCCTCAAGCGACTTGCGGCCCAGGTTGCGAACCTTCATCATGTCCTCTTCGGATTTCGTAATCAGCTCTTGAACGGTATTGATTCCTGCACGCTTCAAGCAGTTGTATGAACGTACGGAAAGATCGAGTTCTTCGATAGTCATCTCCAGAACTTTCTCTTTTTTGTCTTCTTCCTTCTCCACCATAATCTCGGCATCTTTCGCTTCGTCAGTCAAGCCAACGAATAGATCCAAATGCTCAGTCAAGATTTTAGCGCCGAGGCTTACAGCCTCTTCCGGACGAATACTTCCGTCAGTCCAAACTTCCAGCGTAAGCTTATCATAGTTAGTCACTTGACCAACACGAGTATTCTCCACACTGTAATTTACACGTGTAATTGGCGTGTAAATCGAATCAACCGGGATGACTCCAATCGGTTGATCTTCCCTTTTGTTACGGTCCGCTTGCACATATCCGCGTCCCCGATTAGCAAAAACACGCATATGGAGCCGCGCGCCGGAGGCCAAGGTGGCGATGTGAAGATCAGGGTTCAAAATCTCGACATCGCTGTCAGCACGAATATCGCCCGCCGTAACGATTCCTTCGCCTTCAGCGTCGATTTCCAAAACCTTCTCTTCATCGGAGTGGATTTTCAACGAGAGGCCCTTCAGGTTCAGAATGATTTCAGTTACGTCTTCCATCACTCCTGGAACTGTAGAGAACTCGTGAAGCACTCCGTCGATCTGAACGGAAGTAACAGCTGCACCCGGCAAAGACGACAACAAAATTCGGCGAAGCGAATTTCCAAGCGTCGTGCCGTAGCCACGCTCGAGCGGCTCAACAATGAACCGTCCGTAAGTCCCATCCTCGTTCAAATCCACGGTCTCGATTTTCGGCTTTTCGATCTCAATCACTAATAGTACCCTCCTTCAAACGTCGCTCCGTTACCATACCGTATCTTAAGTCAAATCTCGTAGTATGCCAAACCTTCACAACCATTATT
This genomic window contains:
- a CDS encoding Mrp/NBP35 family ATP-binding protein; this translates as MLTREQALEAVEAVTAQYTAGEVSVRDVMVKDRQVSLTVLIASEEAKPSLEAALREALARLGAETVHCRFRALEPAAAADASAQRGAPSGGGEASAAAGAGAAGPVQGHGAGLASPLLDARSGVQFIAVASGKGGVGKSTVTVNLAVALARKGKRVGIIDADIYGFSVPDMMGIEERPQVVNERVIPIEKFGVKVMSMGFFVEDNSPIVWRGPMLGKMLRNFFDEIEWGQLDYLLLDLPPGTGDVALDVHQIIPQSKEIIVTTPHATAAFVAARAGAMAIKTEHEIIGIVENMAYYKCSKCGEPEYIFGRGGGGRLAESLHAELLSQIPLGAPDNHPSEPDFSPSVYKAESETGQLYLELADKVLQKCE
- the cwlD gene encoding N-acetylmuramoyl-L-alanine amidase CwlD, whose protein sequence is MSAGQAGADYYLMEDGVVFLRRWGRRWVVWITLKGALRLTAAVLAIALVWTLLTYGDERTARTWKTWATPLSGKTIALDAGHGGVDGGAVSKQGVVEKDLNMAIALYLRDYLQQAGALVVMTREGDYDLAAPDTKTYSRRKTEDLHKRVNVIKESQPHLVVSIHMNSIPSAKWSGAQTFYNPANHRGSKLLAAAIQNEIKRNLENTSRVAATENSVYLLKAITDVPTALIEVGFLSNPGEAARLADSEYQRKVAASIYQGLLRYAAGEK
- a CDS encoding phosphoadenylyl-sulfate reductase, whose protein sequence is MNLFEKEALIAKQAVELENATPEEIIAFAVATFPNLTFACSFGAEDVVLVDMLQKVSPTTDIFYLDTDFHFKETYETRDRMIERYPGIPFVEVKPKITPEQQASQYGEELWKSDANQCCSIRKVEPLTRILSQYEAWITGIRRDQAPTRANAKKIEYDTKFGLVKFNPIAHWTSEDVWNYIRENDVIYNPLHDQNYPSIGCEYCTRQVMPGEDPRAGRWAGQEKTECGLHK
- the rpsI gene encoding 30S ribosomal protein S9 — encoded protein: MAQVQYYGTGRRKHSVARVRLVPGEGRIIINKRDINEYFGLETLKLIVKQPLNLTETLTQYDVLVIANGGGMSGQAGAIRHGISRALLKVDAEYRPALKRAGFLTRDPRMKERKKYGLKAARRAPQFSKR
- the rplM gene encoding 50S ribosomal protein L13 translates to MRTTYMAKPNEVERKWYIIDAEGKTLGRLASEAASLIRGKHKPQFTPHVDTGDFVIVINAEKIVLTGKKLTDKMYYRHSMYSGGLKVTPANVMIDKKPDRVIELAVHGMLPKTRQGNKMKLRLKAYAGSVHPHQAQNPEVYELRG
- the truA gene encoding tRNA pseudouridine(38-40) synthase TruA; its protein translation is MRNIAVKVSYDGAQFNGFQSQLEPHLRTVQQEIEKSLKVLTGEEINIIGSGRTDAGVHAMGQVFNFHTKSVIPAERWAIALNTRLPKDIVILEAFEVPEHFHSRRSAKRKTYRYSIDRGKFPDVFTREYCFHYPMRLDAEAMAKALPYVIGEHDFTSFTSIHSTKPHHIRTIYEAYFEQQGSKLHMYVTGNGFLYNMVRVIMGTLLWVGQGKLKPEDMKRILEGKSRSLAGPTAMPHGLTLVEVEYPDELRS
- the rplQ gene encoding 50S ribosomal protein L17, yielding MAYQKLGRNASARKALFRDLVTDLFLYERIQTTEAKAKEVRSIAEKLITKAKQGDLHARRQVAAYVRRETIDGEQDAIQKLFSELGPRYSERPGGYTRILKLGPRRGDAAPMVYLELVDRA
- a CDS encoding DNA-directed RNA polymerase subunit alpha, which gives rise to MIEIEKPKIETVDLNEDGTYGRFIVEPLERGYGTTLGNSLRRILLSSLPGAAVTSVQIDGVLHEFSTVPGVMEDVTEIILNLKGLSLKIHSDEEKVLEIDAEGEGIVTAGDIRADSDVEILNPDLHIATLASGARLHMRVFANRGRGYVQADRNKREDQPIGVIPVDSIYTPITRVNYSVENTRVGQVTNYDKLTLEVWTDGSIRPEEAVSLGAKILTEHLDLFVGLTDEAKDAEIMVEKEEDKKEKVLEMTIEELDLSVRSYNCLKRAGINTVQELITKSEEDMMKVRNLGRKSLEEVQEKLEELGLGLRMEE